In Candidatus Defluviilinea proxima, a single genomic region encodes these proteins:
- a CDS encoding ABC transporter ATP-binding protein, giving the protein MNKNTSENKPALIELQNVAKVYSTAAGDFDALKGINLQVSAGEFVGIVGKSGAGKSTLLNMITGVDNLTSGEVLVNANGSPVSVHKMEEDKIALWRGQTMGVVFQSFQLLPMLTLVENITLPMDLCGNFHPKRSRERAIELLRLMEIEEHADKLPALISGGQQQRVAIARALANDPPVLIADEPTGSLDSVTADHIFELFQHLVEDRGKTIIMVTHDQSLAPKFTRTLRITDGELDSLPLVEETK; this is encoded by the coding sequence ATCAATAAGAACACATCTGAGAACAAACCAGCGTTGATCGAACTGCAGAATGTGGCGAAAGTCTATTCCACTGCGGCTGGCGATTTCGATGCACTTAAGGGTATTAACTTGCAGGTAAGTGCTGGTGAATTTGTTGGTATTGTGGGCAAGTCAGGTGCAGGCAAATCCACACTGTTGAATATGATCACAGGCGTGGATAATCTCACTTCTGGTGAAGTGTTAGTCAATGCAAATGGTTCGCCTGTGTCCGTTCACAAAATGGAAGAAGATAAGATCGCCCTATGGCGCGGCCAAACAATGGGGGTTGTGTTCCAGTCTTTTCAACTGCTTCCCATGCTGACACTTGTCGAGAACATCACATTGCCCATGGATCTGTGTGGCAACTTTCATCCCAAGCGCTCCCGTGAGCGAGCCATCGAATTGCTTCGCCTCATGGAAATTGAAGAACATGCCGATAAACTCCCAGCCCTCATCTCGGGCGGACAACAACAACGTGTAGCGATCGCGCGTGCTTTGGCCAATGATCCACCGGTTCTGATCGCAGACGAGCCAACAGGCAGCTTGGATTCGGTGACCGCCGATCACATCTTTGAACTCTTTCAACACCTCGTGGAAGATCGCGGCAAGACCATTATTATGGTGACGCACGATCAATCCCTTGCCCCGAAATTTACACGCACATTAAGGATTACAGATGGGGAATTGGACTCATTGCCCTTAGTGGAGGAGACGAAATGA